From the genome of Methylocystis bryophila, one region includes:
- the nrdR gene encoding transcriptional regulator NrdR: MRCPYCSSPDTQVKDSRPAEDNSAIRRRRVCPDCGGRFTTFERVQLRELVVVKKSGRRAPFDRDKLMRSVEIALRKRPVDPERVERMVNGIVRQLENSGEPEVESARIGELVIEGLRALDPVAYVRFASVYRDFREARDFNTLIDELESAGAWQTDAAPEKKL; encoded by the coding sequence ATGCGCTGTCCCTATTGCAGCTCGCCCGACACGCAGGTGAAGGATTCGCGCCCCGCCGAGGATAATTCGGCGATCCGGCGTCGCCGCGTCTGTCCCGACTGCGGCGGGCGCTTCACGACCTTCGAGCGCGTGCAGCTGCGCGAGCTTGTGGTGGTCAAGAAATCCGGGCGGCGCGCGCCTTTCGATCGCGACAAGCTGATGCGCTCGGTCGAGATCGCCTTGCGCAAGCGGCCGGTCGATCCCGAGCGCGTCGAACGCATGGTCAATGGAATCGTGCGCCAGTTGGAGAATTCCGGCGAGCCCGAGGTCGAGAGCGCGCGGATCGGCGAGCTGGTGATCGAGGGCCTGCGCGCGCTCGATCCCGTCGCCTATGTGCGCTTCGCCTCGGTCTACCGCGACTTTCGCGAGGCGCGCGACTTCAACACCTTGATCGACGAGCTGGAGAGCGCCGGCGCTTGGCAGACGGACGCGGCCCCCGAGAAAAAGCTCTAA
- a CDS encoding DUF5615 family PIN-like protein, with amino-acid sequence MRFLADENFPGLAVAALRSAGHDVLWICEASPGSSDQQVLQTASEERRILLTFDKDFGESAFRVGVSMSSGIILFRLPTPPASRVGSMLASRIAERRDWEGHFSVVESGRVRMRKLTAPS; translated from the coding sequence ATGCGCTTTCTGGCTGATGAGAACTTTCCGGGTCTCGCCGTGGCGGCTCTGCGTTCGGCGGGCCACGACGTCCTGTGGATTTGCGAAGCGTCTCCGGGCTCTAGCGATCAGCAAGTTCTCCAGACCGCCAGCGAGGAACGGCGCATTCTTCTCACCTTCGACAAAGACTTCGGTGAATCGGCCTTCCGCGTCGGTGTGTCCATGAGTTCCGGCATCATTCTCTTTCGTCTCCCAACGCCGCCGGCGAGCCGTGTGGGGTCAATGCTCGCCTCGCGTATCGCGGAGCGGCGCGACTGGGAAGGGCACTTTTCGGTTGTGGAGTCGGGCCGCGTGCGAATGCGCAAGCTGACTGCGCCTTCCTGA
- a CDS encoding bacteriohemerythrin, translating into MSLIEWSKEKFATNVSAHDAEHQEIFREVNALGDAVGSGDRAAVGKALDALIATVAEHFASEEANFSKFGYPDTASHKQEHDKLVATCLDLQKKFHAGQAEVTGETAAFVVDWLTSHIPNIDKRYGPFLNAQGVA; encoded by the coding sequence ATGTCTTTGATCGAATGGAGCAAGGAAAAGTTTGCGACGAATGTTTCGGCGCATGACGCCGAACATCAGGAAATCTTTCGCGAAGTCAATGCGCTCGGCGACGCGGTGGGTTCGGGGGACCGCGCCGCGGTCGGAAAGGCGCTGGACGCGTTGATCGCGACAGTCGCCGAGCATTTCGCTTCCGAGGAAGCGAATTTTTCCAAATTCGGCTACCCGGACACGGCGTCCCACAAGCAGGAGCACGACAAGCTCGTCGCAACCTGCCTCGATCTGCAAAAGAAATTCCATGCCGGCCAGGCTGAGGTCACCGGCGAGACAGCGGCTTTCGTCGTCGACTGGCTGACGAGCCACATTCCCAACATCGACAAGCGCTACGGCCCCTTCCTCAACGCCCAAGGCGTCGCTTAA
- a CDS encoding Crp/Fnr family transcriptional regulator yields MQTPAMDWIEAMPALRGMDPSAKALLKASATRILLPPGATAFRPGDTAAQFPLVVSGSIRVQKITCTGREIVLYRVSAHETCILSIAGLLTGEEYTAEAIAETEVVAYALRPSAFERMMGESAQFRAFVFSGYSQRIATLMARIEDIVCTRIDVRLAERLLAILKSEGHIETTQHALAADLGTAREVVGRALRNFERAGWVSLSRGAVEIVDATALKALLADRD; encoded by the coding sequence ATGCAGACGCCCGCGATGGATTGGATCGAGGCCATGCCGGCGCTACGCGGCATGGACCCTTCGGCAAAAGCGCTGCTGAAAGCCTCGGCGACGCGAATCCTTTTGCCGCCCGGCGCAACCGCCTTTCGTCCGGGCGACACGGCTGCCCAGTTCCCCTTGGTCGTTTCGGGAAGCATCCGCGTTCAGAAAATCACCTGCACGGGCCGCGAGATCGTGCTCTATCGCGTCTCCGCGCATGAAACCTGTATCCTCAGCATCGCGGGGCTGCTCACGGGCGAGGAATACACCGCCGAGGCGATCGCCGAAACCGAGGTTGTCGCCTATGCGCTGAGGCCGTCGGCTTTCGAGCGCATGATGGGCGAGTCCGCGCAGTTTCGCGCCTTCGTCTTCAGCGGGTACAGCCAGCGCATCGCGACCCTGATGGCCCGTATCGAAGACATTGTCTGCACGCGCATTGACGTGCGCCTCGCCGAGCGGCTTCTCGCTATTCTCAAGTCGGAGGGCCATATCGAGACGACCCAGCACGCGCTCGCCGCCGACCTCGGAACGGCGCGCGAGGTGGTGGGGCGCGCATTGCGCAATTTCGAGCGCGCGGGCTGGGTCAGCCTATCGCGTGGCGCTGTGGAGATCGTCGACGCTACCGCGCTCAAGGCGTTGCTCGCCGATAGGGACTAA
- a CDS encoding MAPEG family protein: MTALQWLAATALLTALLTLPYVLGRIGAVGLMGAMANPTPELEAGEPSWVRRGKAAHYNAVENLVVFATLVLVAQASGVAGRPIVVYAAAIYFFARLAHYLVYALGIPGLRTLTWAAGFVATLMVAWAIFAG; this comes from the coding sequence ATGACTGCATTGCAATGGCTCGCCGCGACGGCGCTTCTGACAGCGCTGCTCACTCTGCCTTATGTGCTCGGTCGCATCGGGGCCGTCGGTCTGATGGGCGCGATGGCGAACCCGACTCCGGAACTCGAGGCTGGGGAGCCGTCTTGGGTGAGGCGCGGTAAGGCGGCGCATTATAATGCGGTGGAGAATCTCGTCGTTTTTGCAACGCTCGTTCTCGTTGCGCAGGCTTCGGGCGTCGCCGGGCGCCCGATCGTGGTCTACGCCGCGGCGATCTACTTCTTTGCGCGGCTCGCCCACTACCTGGTGTATGCGCTCGGGATTCCCGGCCTGCGAACGCTGACCTGGGCCGCTGGCTTCGTCGCGACGCTCATGGTGGCCTGGGCGATATTCGCTGGGTAG
- a CDS encoding DUF433 domain-containing protein: protein MPEGARIVLDAQVLVGKPIVRGTRLSVEFVVGLLADGWSETEILQNYPTLSREDIIACLAYARDILSSEKIFLSSSA from the coding sequence ATGCCCGAAGGCGCAAGGATTGTTCTCGATGCGCAAGTGCTCGTGGGAAAACCGATCGTGCGGGGAACGCGACTTTCCGTCGAGTTCGTCGTCGGTCTCCTGGCCGACGGCTGGAGCGAGACCGAGATCTTGCAGAATTATCCGACTCTCTCGCGTGAGGACATCATCGCCTGCCTCGCCTATGCGCGCGACATCCTGAGCTCGGAGAAAATTTTTCTGTCCTCGAGCGCGTGA
- a CDS encoding bile acid:sodium symporter family protein — protein sequence MKRRGAAGSRETLPKGAGGIGTAHAVAALQHAIHRYFIWLILSSYVLAAVFPGLGLYFRSAELGAVSLPQGKIAVSLPPLMLAFLLFNAGLGVRTAELSSLLRKPGLLLAGAATNVAAPLAFIASVSLLLASWSNADETQRILAGLALVASMPIAGTSTAWAQNANGNLALSLGLILLSTLCSPILSPLALHAAGFLTTGDYSEDLHELAQSSAGSFLGVWVILPSLLGIATHKLLGERRAASLSPYMKIINSVVLLLLNYSNASLSLPSLVAQPDFDYLAVMVGVVVALCFSMFAAGYLLSRAFRTERAAMASLMFGLGMNNNGAGLVLASLELTDHPGVMLPIICYNLVQHFGASLADRLIARGGFSRPHEERAQTE from the coding sequence ATGAAACGCAGGGGGGCCGCAGGCTCTCGCGAAACTTTGCCGAAAGGGGCGGGGGGCATCGGCACTGCCCACGCGGTAGCGGCGCTCCAGCACGCGATCCATCGTTACTTTATCTGGCTGATCCTTTCGTCCTACGTTCTCGCCGCCGTCTTTCCCGGACTCGGCCTCTACTTTCGCAGCGCCGAGCTTGGCGCTGTCAGCCTACCGCAGGGCAAAATCGCGGTTTCGCTGCCGCCGCTGATGCTGGCCTTCCTTCTCTTCAACGCAGGGCTTGGCGTCAGGACCGCCGAATTATCGAGCCTGCTGCGCAAGCCGGGCTTGCTGCTCGCTGGCGCCGCCACGAATGTCGCCGCGCCGCTGGCCTTCATTGCCAGCGTTAGCCTCCTGTTGGCGTCCTGGAGCAACGCCGACGAGACGCAGCGGATTCTTGCCGGTCTGGCCCTGGTGGCCTCGATGCCGATCGCGGGGACCTCGACCGCCTGGGCGCAAAACGCCAATGGCAATCTTGCCTTGAGCCTCGGCCTGATCCTGCTGTCCACCTTATGCAGTCCGATTCTTTCGCCGCTCGCGCTGCACGCGGCAGGCTTCCTCACAACCGGCGACTACTCCGAAGACCTGCATGAGCTGGCCCAAAGCAGCGCCGGCTCCTTCCTCGGAGTCTGGGTCATTCTCCCGTCTCTGCTAGGGATCGCGACCCATAAACTGCTTGGAGAGCGGCGGGCGGCTTCACTTTCTCCCTACATGAAGATCATCAATTCCGTGGTCTTGCTGCTACTCAACTATTCGAACGCTTCGCTGAGCCTGCCGAGCCTCGTTGCTCAGCCCGATTTCGATTATCTCGCGGTCATGGTCGGCGTCGTGGTCGCCCTCTGCTTCTCGATGTTCGCGGCTGGCTATCTCCTGTCGCGGGCCTTTCGCACGGAGCGCGCCGCCATGGCGTCGTTGATGTTTGGACTCGGCATGAACAATAATGGCGCGGGGCTGGTTCTCGCCTCGCTCGAGCTGACCGATCATCCCGGCGTGATGCTGCCGATCATCTGCTACAATCTCGTCCAGCATTTCGGCGCGTCGCTCGCCGATCGCCTAATCGCCCGCGGCGGGTTCTCGAGGCCGCATGAGGAGCGCGCTCAGACCGAGTGA
- the glyA gene encoding serine hydroxymethyltransferase, translating to MSQSGFFTTPLSASDPEVFKAIELELGRQRDEIELIASENIVSRAVTEAQGSVLTNKYAEGYPGKRYYGGCQFVDIAENLAIERAKQLFGCGFANVQPNSGSQANQSVFLALATPGDTFMGLDLAAGGHLTHGSPVNLSGKWFKPVPYTVRKDDQRIDMEQVERLAKEHKPKIIIAGGSGYSRIWDFAGFRKICDEVGAIFMVDMAHFAGLVAAGLHPSPFPHAHVVTTTTHKTLRGPRGGMVLTNDEEIAKKINSAVFPGLQGGPLMHVIAGKAVAFGEALQPEFKAYQQRVKDNAQTLAQTLVDSGLAIVSGGTENHLMLVDLRPKKITGKAAEAALGRAHITCNKNGIPFDPEKPFVTSGIRLGSPAATSRGFGTAEFKAVGGMIVEVLDGLSAKGEEGNAATEAAVKEKVHALTAKFPIYAY from the coding sequence ATGAGTCAGTCCGGTTTCTTCACCACCCCGCTTTCGGCTTCCGATCCCGAGGTTTTCAAGGCGATTGAGCTCGAGCTCGGCCGTCAGCGCGATGAGATCGAGCTGATCGCGTCGGAAAACATCGTCTCGCGCGCGGTGACGGAGGCGCAGGGTTCCGTTCTCACCAATAAATACGCCGAGGGCTATCCCGGTAAGCGCTATTACGGCGGCTGCCAGTTCGTGGATATCGCCGAGAATCTGGCGATCGAGCGCGCCAAGCAGCTCTTTGGCTGCGGCTTCGCCAATGTGCAGCCGAACTCCGGCTCGCAGGCCAATCAGTCTGTCTTCCTCGCGCTCGCGACGCCGGGAGACACGTTCATGGGCCTCGACCTCGCGGCTGGCGGCCATTTGACGCACGGCTCGCCTGTGAATCTCTCGGGCAAGTGGTTCAAGCCGGTCCCCTATACGGTGCGCAAGGACGACCAGCGCATCGACATGGAGCAGGTGGAGCGTCTCGCCAAGGAGCATAAGCCGAAGATCATCATCGCCGGCGGGTCGGGCTATTCGCGCATCTGGGACTTCGCGGGCTTCCGCAAGATCTGCGACGAGGTCGGCGCCATTTTCATGGTCGACATGGCGCATTTCGCCGGGCTCGTCGCGGCGGGGCTGCACCCGTCGCCCTTCCCGCACGCCCATGTCGTCACGACGACGACGCACAAGACGCTGCGCGGCCCGCGCGGCGGCATGGTGCTGACCAATGACGAGGAGATCGCCAAGAAGATCAACTCGGCGGTCTTCCCGGGCCTGCAGGGCGGCCCGCTGATGCATGTGATCGCCGGCAAGGCCGTGGCCTTCGGCGAGGCCTTGCAGCCCGAGTTCAAAGCCTATCAGCAGCGCGTCAAGGACAATGCGCAGACGCTTGCGCAGACCCTCGTTGATTCGGGGCTTGCGATCGTCTCGGGGGGCACGGAGAATCATCTGATGCTCGTCGATCTGCGCCCCAAGAAGATCACTGGCAAGGCTGCGGAAGCCGCGCTCGGCCGCGCGCACATCACCTGCAACAAGAACGGCATCCCCTTCGACCCGGAGAAGCCCTTCGTGACATCCGGCATTCGTCTCGGCTCGCCGGCGGCGACCTCGCGCGGCTTCGGCACGGCGGAGTTCAAGGCGGTCGGCGGCATGATCGTCGAAGTGCTGGACGGCCTCTCCGCCAAGGGCGAGGAGGGCAACGCCGCGACGGAAGCCGCGGTGAAGGAGAAAGTCCACGCGCTGACGGCGAAGTTCCCGATCTACGCTTATTGA
- a CDS encoding DUF1614 domain-containing protein → MTSNHVQYLPVNPILFTILLSVAAALFLLVQFGILNYAYRRLGLSPNSAFMLLLASLVGSYVNIPLAQLPSEHLEAQHAVDLFGMRYSLPIEVDWPGTVVAVNVGGAVVPLFLSLYLLVHNRIWIKGLIGAAIVTAAVHAMARPVSGVGVTVPMFVPPIVTAIVAVVLSRDHAAPVAYVSGSLGTLIGADIMNLGAINGLGAPIASIGGAGTFDGVFVVGVVAVLLAGLRRSRPRTTASSPWT, encoded by the coding sequence ATGACTTCGAACCATGTGCAATATCTGCCGGTCAACCCCATTCTCTTCACGATTCTGCTCAGCGTCGCCGCGGCCCTTTTTCTGTTGGTGCAATTCGGCATTCTCAATTACGCCTACCGGCGCCTCGGGCTTTCGCCGAACTCCGCCTTCATGCTGCTCTTGGCGTCATTGGTGGGAAGCTATGTCAATATTCCTCTGGCGCAGCTGCCCAGCGAGCATCTCGAAGCGCAACATGCTGTGGACCTCTTCGGCATGCGCTATTCTTTGCCGATCGAGGTTGACTGGCCTGGCACCGTCGTCGCTGTGAACGTTGGGGGAGCGGTTGTTCCCCTTTTTCTGTCGCTCTACCTGCTTGTGCACAACCGCATCTGGATCAAAGGGCTTATCGGCGCCGCGATCGTCACGGCGGCCGTGCATGCGATGGCGCGGCCGGTATCGGGCGTTGGCGTGACCGTGCCGATGTTCGTGCCGCCCATCGTCACAGCGATCGTCGCCGTGGTGCTCTCGCGAGACCATGCGGCGCCCGTCGCCTATGTTTCTGGCAGCCTCGGCACGCTGATCGGCGCCGACATCATGAACCTGGGCGCCATTAACGGTCTCGGGGCGCCGATCGCCTCGATTGGCGGCGCCGGGACATTCGATGGGGTTTTTGTCGTCGGCGTCGTCGCCGTCTTGCTCGCAGGACTGCGGCGAAGCCGGCCGCGGACGACCGCTTCGTCGCCCTGGACCTAA
- a CDS encoding NADAR family protein — protein MIESAPVPADGRILYFSRDHAAFGFLSHFHPSPITLDNDHWVTVEHFYQAQKSDHPDYRAAIRAAETPGLAKRLAAQPMAPGRSAQQSWFRKNSVMPRPDWHDVKLEIMRRADLAKFSQNPDLAALLLATGDAELIEDSPSEPFWGTGPDGQGFNWAGRVIMEVRDQLRRTEDSTGFPNGSADFRASYN, from the coding sequence GTGATTGAGTCAGCACCCGTTCCGGCCGATGGCCGCATCCTGTATTTTTCGAGGGATCACGCAGCCTTCGGCTTTCTCTCCCACTTCCACCCCTCGCCCATCACGCTCGATAACGATCATTGGGTGACGGTGGAGCATTTCTACCAGGCTCAAAAGTCGGATCACCCAGACTACCGGGCGGCCATACGCGCTGCGGAAACGCCCGGTCTCGCCAAGCGTCTTGCCGCTCAACCGATGGCGCCCGGGCGCTCGGCGCAGCAGTCCTGGTTTCGGAAGAACAGCGTCATGCCACGGCCAGATTGGCATGACGTCAAACTCGAGATCATGCGGCGCGCCGACTTGGCAAAATTCTCCCAAAATCCCGACCTTGCAGCACTGCTGCTCGCAACAGGTGACGCCGAACTGATTGAAGACTCTCCGTCCGAGCCGTTTTGGGGAACCGGGCCGGACGGCCAGGGGTTCAATTGGGCCGGTCGCGTGATCATGGAAGTTCGCGATCAACTAAGGAGAACTGAAGATTCGACCGGCTTCCCAAACGGGTCAGCCGACTTCAGAGCCAGCTATAACTGA
- a CDS encoding PfkB family carbohydrate kinase: MDALFIGHSYIDVTMLAPCLPQGDEKAIAQDYAVSFGGNAATAAFCCAKLGTPPDLLAPLARDWLAHMFQDMAATFGLRLHTRRVARSSLSFVFPQEGKRAILRARDDHYLQDFPRLDITSARLLHLDGHMPDAAMHYARAAREKGILVSLDGGALRPGLIELLDFVDVAIVAMDLCHKMRLSEEEMLDFLTSKGVRIAGVTDGARGLLWREGGGAPQRQIALSVPRERIIDTSGAGDVFHGAYCASYLDNPDAPWSEHFDFARAASAHKVQHLGNEAGLPSKADILLAQRRYGEAA, translated from the coding sequence TTGGACGCTCTTTTTATCGGCCATTCCTATATCGACGTGACGATGCTCGCTCCCTGCCTGCCGCAGGGCGACGAGAAGGCGATCGCGCAGGACTATGCCGTCTCATTTGGCGGCAACGCCGCCACTGCCGCCTTTTGTTGCGCCAAGCTCGGGACGCCGCCCGATCTCCTCGCTCCGCTGGCCCGAGACTGGCTTGCGCATATGTTCCAGGACATGGCCGCGACCTTCGGGCTGCGCCTGCACACGCGTCGCGTCGCGCGCTCCTCGCTCTCCTTCGTGTTTCCGCAGGAGGGCAAGCGCGCCATATTGCGCGCGCGGGACGATCACTATTTGCAGGATTTTCCGCGCCTCGACATCACGTCGGCGAGGCTCCTGCATCTCGATGGACATATGCCCGACGCAGCCATGCATTACGCTAGGGCGGCGCGGGAGAAGGGCATTCTGGTCTCGCTCGACGGCGGCGCGCTGCGCCCGGGGCTCATCGAGCTCCTTGACTTCGTCGACGTGGCGATCGTGGCGATGGACCTCTGCCACAAGATGCGGCTCTCCGAGGAAGAGATGCTCGACTTTCTCACGAGCAAGGGCGTGCGCATAGCGGGAGTCACCGACGGCGCGCGCGGCCTTCTCTGGCGCGAAGGCGGCGGCGCCCCGCAGCGTCAGATCGCGCTCAGCGTGCCGAGAGAGCGAATCATCGACACATCGGGCGCAGGCGACGTCTTCCACGGCGCCTATTGCGCCTCCTACCTCGATAATCCCGACGCGCCCTGGAGCGAGCACTTCGACTTCGCTCGCGCGGCCTCCGCGCATAAGGTGCAGCACCTCGGAAATGAGGCGGGGCTACCGTCTAAGGCCGATATTCTCTTGGCGCAGAGGCGTTACGGCGAGGCGGCGTGA
- a CDS encoding DUF3501 family protein — MTPRKHKLAASDILAWQDYAQSRPEHRRRHAERKRDRRIEVGPYVTFYFENFDTMWFQVQEMMHIEKGGAEQLEGELAAYNPLIPQGDELAATFMIEIDDPLRRARVLDGLGGIEETSFFQIGSEKIKGLPEADQDRTSAEGKASAVQFVHFTFTPAQIQAFKTPNAQVILGLSHPGYNHMAVLNESTRAALAGDFD, encoded by the coding sequence ATGACGCCGAGAAAACACAAGCTTGCCGCTTCCGACATTCTCGCCTGGCAGGACTATGCGCAGAGCCGGCCGGAGCATCGGCGCCGTCACGCCGAAAGGAAGCGCGACCGTCGCATCGAGGTTGGTCCTTATGTGACCTTCTATTTCGAAAACTTCGACACGATGTGGTTTCAGGTGCAGGAAATGATGCATATCGAGAAGGGCGGCGCGGAGCAGCTCGAGGGCGAGCTTGCCGCCTATAATCCGCTCATTCCTCAGGGCGACGAGCTTGCCGCGACCTTCATGATCGAGATCGACGACCCGCTGCGTCGCGCGCGCGTGCTGGACGGGCTCGGCGGGATCGAGGAGACCTCCTTCTTCCAGATCGGATCGGAGAAGATCAAAGGTCTGCCCGAGGCCGACCAAGACCGCACCAGCGCGGAAGGGAAGGCGAGCGCGGTGCAATTCGTGCATTTTACTTTCACGCCGGCGCAGATCCAGGCCTTCAAGACGCCGAATGCGCAGGTGATCCTCGGGCTCTCGCATCCGGGCTACAATCACATGGCGGTGCTGAACGAGTCGACGCGGGCGGCGCTGGCGGGGGATTTCGATTAA
- the mdh gene encoding malate dehydrogenase produces the protein MSRKKIALIGAGNIGGALAHLASLKELGDVVLFDIVAGVPQGKALDLAQAGPISGSDSRLCGTQEYSAIEGADVVIVTAGVPRQPGMSRDDLLSVNLGITSKVADGIGQYAPNAFVICITNPLDAMVWALQKRSGLPTHRVVGMAGVLDTARFRLFLAEEFKVSVQDVAAFVLGGHGDDMVPSIRYSSVAGVPLPEAIRLGWTTKERIDAIVDRTRKGGGEIVSLLKTGSAFYAPATAAIEMAESHLKDKRRVLPCAAYLSNQYGVDGVYAGVPVVIGEKGVERVLEIELDAEERAMFEKSVASVRGLIEAAKRIDPSYM, from the coding sequence ATGTCGCGCAAGAAGATTGCACTCATCGGAGCGGGTAATATCGGCGGCGCGCTCGCGCATCTCGCAAGCTTGAAGGAATTGGGCGACGTCGTCCTTTTCGACATCGTCGCCGGCGTTCCTCAGGGCAAAGCTCTCGACCTCGCCCAAGCGGGACCGATCTCGGGCTCCGATTCGCGGCTTTGCGGCACGCAGGAATATTCCGCGATCGAGGGCGCCGACGTTGTGATTGTCACGGCCGGCGTGCCCCGTCAGCCGGGCATGAGCCGCGACGATCTCCTCTCGGTCAATCTCGGCATCACCTCGAAGGTCGCCGACGGCATCGGCCAATATGCGCCAAACGCCTTCGTGATCTGCATCACCAATCCCCTCGACGCGATGGTTTGGGCGCTGCAGAAGCGATCCGGCCTGCCGACGCACCGTGTGGTCGGCATGGCCGGCGTGCTCGACACCGCGCGCTTTCGGCTCTTTCTCGCCGAGGAGTTCAAGGTTTCGGTCCAGGACGTCGCCGCCTTCGTTCTCGGCGGCCACGGCGACGACATGGTCCCCTCCATCCGCTATTCCAGCGTCGCCGGCGTCCCCCTGCCCGAGGCGATCAGGCTCGGCTGGACGACGAAGGAGCGGATCGACGCGATCGTCGACCGCACGCGGAAGGGCGGCGGCGAGATCGTCTCCCTGCTGAAGACGGGCTCGGCCTTCTATGCGCCCGCGACGGCGGCGATAGAGATGGCGGAGAGCCATTTGAAGGACAAGCGTCGCGTTCTTCCTTGCGCCGCCTATCTCTCGAACCAATATGGCGTGGACGGAGTCTATGCCGGCGTGCCCGTTGTGATCGGCGAGAAAGGCGTGGAGCGCGTGCTCGAGATCGAGCTCGACGCAGAGGAACGCGCCATGTTTGAGAAATCGGTCGCTTCCGTCCGCGGGCTCATCGAGGCGGCGAAACGGATCGACCCCTCTTACATGTAA
- a CDS encoding L,D-transpeptidase family protein — translation MIMDARIADADEQNEQARLGLCSGHIDRRSFLLGSAAGLGALGLTGCATTDAMIPPEIAALYGPVPNEKFPIPAVDLKKVDPRYFRRTVRYESKEAPGTIIIDPANYYVYRIDGDGNATRYGANVSRPGFLWSGEAYVGRKAEWPTWTPPKEMIARQPEARKYARGMPGGLENPLGARVLYLYQNGRYTVCTIYSTSDPDTIGTGVTSGCTGLLSQDMIHLYARTPIKSKVLILPA, via the coding sequence ATGATCATGGACGCTAGGATTGCCGACGCCGACGAACAAAACGAACAGGCGCGGCTTGGGCTCTGCTCAGGGCATATAGACCGCCGGTCCTTTCTGCTCGGCTCCGCCGCTGGTCTCGGCGCGCTGGGGCTTACCGGCTGCGCGACGACTGACGCCATGATCCCGCCCGAGATCGCGGCGCTTTACGGGCCGGTGCCCAACGAAAAATTCCCGATCCCGGCGGTCGATCTCAAGAAGGTCGATCCCAGATATTTTCGCCGGACGGTGCGCTACGAGAGCAAGGAAGCGCCTGGCACGATCATCATCGATCCCGCCAATTACTATGTTTACCGCATCGACGGCGACGGAAACGCCACACGCTACGGGGCCAATGTCAGTCGTCCCGGGTTCCTGTGGAGCGGTGAAGCTTATGTGGGGCGCAAGGCCGAGTGGCCTACCTGGACGCCGCCCAAGGAGATGATCGCGCGCCAGCCGGAGGCGCGCAAATATGCCCGCGGAATGCCTGGAGGCCTGGAGAATCCGCTCGGCGCCCGCGTGCTCTATCTCTATCAGAACGGGCGCTACACGGTCTGCACGATCTACAGCACCAGCGACCCCGATACGATCGGGACCGGCGTGACGAGCGGCTGCACCGGCCTCCTCAGCCAGGACATGATCCACCTCTATGCGCGGACGCCGATCAAGTCGAAGGTGCTCATCCTGCCGGCGTAG